The following nucleotide sequence is from Acyrthosiphon pisum isolate AL4f chromosome A2, pea_aphid_22Mar2018_4r6ur, whole genome shotgun sequence.
gattatctGGGGCATCTCTCAGAGtcgtattgttattttaattttgaagcaagttatgataattttaaaatgtactaacTAACGTGAATTTATGACCAATCAAGAATAATCGGTATGATCCAAGAAAAGatgtaaaacaaagtttttgatgtctgttaaatttataaaatattaaaatttaataaattacttggtgcatgttaagttttaaataacgCACCTAATTTACTACTCAATATTCAATACTGTTCATTgttcattttgtaatttgtactgaaaattgaaatattgaatagtaaatactattaaactatttaagatatatcatattatagtatattatccatgccttaaatatacttatacaggCGCGTATCCAGAATTTTATTTCGGGAGGGGCtgatgaacatttttaacatagtaataaagtaaaacaaaaaaataatacttaacgatttaaaacacaatgtatacaaatacaatgtaggtattaggtaggtactatataacaaGTTTTAATCGTCTAGCTCGTCCACTATTGGCAAACTTGTCTAAAACCATATCGTCCGttgtacaaatatttctatgaatattTAGTAATGCTAAACCAACAAGACGATTCTCTGAAGTTGAGTTtctcaaatatgtttttaatcttGTTGAAAAACTGCGTTCAGCTGATGCAGTTGACACGGGAAGTATGGCAAGTATTTTCAGCAGTTGGTAGAGATTGGGATATAGAGTTTTATCACAAGAAATTAAAGCGTCTGTGGAGGTGGAAGGTCTTGTGATGGTTCTACTGAGGTCCATTTAGATATCCATAAATCATACTCAGCCTCAACTGTATCTTTAAAACCTGGCAAATCATCACATGTAAAAATCAACTGCTTcgcgaataaataaaaatgatttattagtaCAAAGANNNNNNNNNNNNNNNNNNNNNNNNNNNNNNNNNNNNNNNNNNNNNNNNNNNNNNNNNNNNNNNNNNNNNNNNNNNNNNNNNNNNNNNNNNNNNNNNNNNNNNNNNNNNNNNNNNNNNNNNNNNNNNNNNNNNNNNNNNNNNNNNNNNNNNNNNNNNNNNNNNNNNNNNNNNNNNNNNNNNNNNNNNNNNNNNNNNNNNNNNNNNNNNNNNNNNNNNNNNNNNNNNNNNNNNNNNNNNNNNNNNNNNNNNNNNNNNNNNNNNNNNNNNNNNNNNNNNNNNNNNNNNNNNNNNNNNNNNNNNNNNNNNNNNNNNNNNNNNNNNNNNNNNNNNNNNNNNNNNNNNNNNNNNNNNNNNNNNNNNNNNNNNNNNNNNNNNNNNNNNNNNNNNNNNNNNNNNNNNNNNNNNNNNNNNNNNNNNNNNNNNNNNNNNNNNNNNNNNNNNNNNNNNNNNNNNNNNNNNNNNNNNNNNNNNNNNNNNNNNNNNNNNNNNNNNNNNNNNNNNNNNNNNNNNNNNNNNNNNNNNNNNNNNNNNNNNNNNNNNNNNNNNNNNNNNNNNNNNNNNNNNNNNNNNNNNNNNNNNNNNNNNNNNNNNNNNNNNNNNNNNNNNNNNNNNNNNNNNNNNNNNNNNNNNNNNNNNNNNNNNNNNNNNNNNNNNNNNNNNNNNNNNNNNNNNNNNNNNNNNNNNNNNNNNNNNNNNNNNNNNNNNNNNNNNNNNNNNNNNNNNNNNNNNNNNNNNNNNNNNNNNNNNNNNNNNNNNNNNNNNNNNNNNNNNNNNNNNNNNNNNNNNNNNNNNNNNNNNNNNNNNNNNNNNNNNNNNNNNNNNNNNNNNNNNNNNNNNNNNNNNNNNNNNNNNNNNNNNNNNNNNNNNNNNNNNNNNNNNNNNNNNNNNNNNNNNNNNNNNNNNNNNNNNNNNNNNNNNNNNNNNNNNNNNNNNNNNNNNNNNNNNNNNNNNNNNNNNNNNNNNNNNNNNNNNNNNNNNNNNNNNNNNNNNNNNNNNNNNNNNNNNNNNNNNNNNNNNNNNNNNNNNNNNNNNNNNNNNNNNNNNNNNNNNNNNNNNNNNNNNNNNNNNNNNNNNNNNNNNNNNNNNNNNNNNNNNNNNNNNNNNNNNNNNNNNNNNNNNNNNNNNNNNNNNNNNNNNNNNNNNNNNNNNNNNNNNNNNNNNNNNNNNNNNNNNNNNNNNNNNNNNNNNNtttgactcgcgatccactgttttgtaacaaatattttcacgactcgtgtaaCCTTTGTAagccatgaaagaaaaaaaactttagctttGCGTAATACTCCGTgtatattgttcaattcattcataacttatccgaattcataatttataacttatttttttttgcagatattttatagtacaatagttattagttagtaAACAGTCACAAATGAGACTCGAGTTACCAGCTCTAGCATTAGCGTGTGATAGAACGGGAATATCTGATCGAACTGTTGCTATTATTGCTATTTGCTAGTGCAATACTATAAGATGTTGGAATAATTAAAACTGATGATAAACAACATGTGATTGACAGAATGAAAATAAGGAGAGAGAGACATAAGAAACGccaagatttaaaaatacaaactgaTAGGCAACCGAAAAGTCTATATTTTGACGGACGTAAAGACCACacttttataaatcaaaaaacagatgacaaatattatcgtaataaaataacagaACACATTACACTCATAAGAGAGCCAGAGTCTCGGTTTATGGGACATATATTGTACTCCTGTAAATGgaactaaataaataagtacgTGGCGGCATCTCAAAAAGTTATCCCATGACCTCCAaagtttttgtactttttaatactcttgaaatacataaaaaaatgtctattaaaaactaaaaaaattttttttatttttttttaattgtttcattCCACCCTAACGCAGGTGTCATGGCCACCCCTACCACTGGCAGTGCATATAATCACTTAAATTTATTTGCTAATAACAAAACATtacctacaaattattaatttcatgatataaatatatacatattatattgtattatatttttgtgcatCAGTTATTAacttacaatttgaaatttaaattttttttcgatattatcgatatatcaatatttgaattcGATATATATCACATATCGATATTGAATACTtcgatatatcgatatatcgatTTTGAAATCCGTTTGGACATCCCTAATGAAAGTATCTTTAATCGtgtagttactagttactataTAGTTAACTAAACTTTAAacggttttaaaataatttcaaatttataaatacaataattattgtgtacatcTGTGGAATTCACTCACTTACCGGCACTGGCCTATCGCCAATGTACATTCTACAATCAGTCGTGTCCACAGGACAAGCCaaaatatcttagtccgtgatataAAGTGTAGTATAACTAAGGCACTATACATCTATAGTGCTCTAGTATAACCacgtataactatattttatatatctgtggtatGTTATGTATTCTTATCTATCTCGATGGTCTACCGTATACGTGTctgttatcaaaatttaaaaaagtaaatttataagtattttttattagtttgtaAAGTTTTAAACTCTTCAACCAGTTCCACCTAGTACTCTTGTCTGGTCATGGTGCCAGTCAGTAGCAGCAGCCAGTAGTCCATGTTCATCTCGGAAATTGGTTAATAATCCCACAATATCTTAcgaagatatatatatattctatcaAAGTATAATACGTGTTACCTAGTCTTTATAGTTAATATCGGTAACAGTTTATTAAACGTACCACACAGGATACATAATGGAAAATTTATACCACCAGACGAATAGGTTGATATTAGAAACACAAGAATTATTCCATAGATTGGAGAGTTCGAAATCAGAACTGGTCGAAGCTGATGTACAATCCAGAATATTAACCATTTCAcagtaataaatatgtttttgtttaatatacctaattttttttgttgtataaaaacGTTCACTAAATTGTATATCTTGTTTAGAAATTGCGAACACCTAGACATTCTTGTGCACAAAGAACCTGTTTCTAGGCGCAACAATGCCAAACTACGTGTGGATCAACTCAAATACGATTACCAGCACTTGCAGgttaatgcaatatttattagacaatttttaatttttatcaaatttaaaatgtttaaatacctatatattagtcAGCATTAAGAACACATCAACAAAATCACTTGAGGAGATTGAGAGTTGAGCAGGAACGTGAAGAGCTGTTAAATCGTCGGTTTACTAGAAATTCAGACATGAacgatacaacaatattaatcgATAGTTCAATACAACATCAAAATTCACTACaagtactttttatattataattaaatataaaaattaaaataaactgtattgtTAATTTCAGGGAGCAAATCGAGGAGTTGATGATTTATTAGGATCTGGTGCCAGTATTCTACAAAGTTTGCGTGAACAACGTGATAGACTAACAAGCACCCGAAATCGTTTGACTGGAATTTTTGGCTCACTTAGGCTTTCCAATACAACTATGAAATACATTGAAAAGAGATTAAAAGaagataggtatatactatatggaGGAATGGCCATCACAATcctcattataattatagtaatgatATATTTCAGTTGATGATCATTGAtcaaataaagttaatattttggtGAGTTATACCATAGATTATAATGCTATGATCTAAATTatggtgttatattttatatgtatctaACAGTTAATTGttactatttactaaattatttttgtacataaccaaaatattttttaactatttatttattagtaaaaaaaatgtgatgtttattaactatttagttaattaaaataaaccaaactTTAAACTTGTTATattcttttttagattctgagctgaataatgaatatattgattttacaattatgtatgttgtatacttttatagtaaaagaaaaaaatgcttcaatcttcAAATTTGAGGGTGGTTTTTGATACCAAATGATGGTTCTTTTTCTGGTTATTATTAgaaggtaaaaagtaaaaattctatagtagttttcaaaaaatataagaacaaaTTGGTAAAAACAGACATTTTAAACTCTgtaccagtttttgacaaaaatccacaaacgttttcaaattattttgtagttgaaaatgcATACAAGTTTAACATTTAATTCAAGGATCCGTATAAGTTTTGCTTAccagaattataaaaaaaagttaagtttataattatgtgaatattttttatgagcatcagaagtttaaatttggaaaaattggATACTTACATGTAAGATAATGATTTCTCATTAAacaatattggttttttaatttttaatgtaatcctaacagttaaaatttgaaacattctgctaatactaaaataatttttttttattctaaattaaattttcaaaatatttagaataattattttaagttacttataggcatttaaaagacttgtgttaatacattttttaggctCAGGCAAAAATCTTGACAATTTAATGTAAGGTCCAtcataaattgttcttatagtaatttaaaaatgcataagttcaaattttgaaaattattttgtattagaaaTGTACAAAACTTTTTAGATAAGACTCGTAATTTTGCCGAAATTCGATATTAAACAAAGAATTAACAAttctagttattttgttttaattcaaaaatatattggtgaAGACTTTCaatgtttaggtatattattactatacatgaagacatttttgaaatatttagataaatagtaaTCTGTTGCCTATATATTCCGTATACTTTTTACTGTATgacaaatagtaaaataaaatgctataataatttattgcaatatatttatacgagATTAGCTCTGAgtctttttttatatgtaatgatttattattaaattcaaatttaacatattcatTAAAGTGACCTATTCAGGTACTCAACTATAGTCAACCACTGTACACCAAAACGGTTACCAACTTgttcactatttttttaaacttctgagtgaaaaacaattattaaacataaaatagaatccctaaaaatagttttttttttttattaattagttatcgaggcctacctatgataaaattgttatcgacgataattttgtcgacttgtcgtgctatataatttattattcgtaccgtcggcagtttgccgaaagtctcttatcacaacaattttcccaaaacaaaataccattataaaaaagatttttgtttgggGGGGGTGGAAACCCCTTACACCCCCCCGTAACTACGCCACCACTGGTATCTGAAGTAAAATATTagacatgaaatattttatttttagaagttgtatattttaaagatttaatattatatatttttttttgataaaagaaaAGTGAATACAATTTGAAGAGAAGGGTTTAGACCAAATATTGTTGGATTCTTGGTAGATTTATATGggggatgggggggggggggcgcttGAGTGATTAAACCTAGGGGCGAAAAAATGCTATATCCGCCACTGTCTGTAATGTGAAATTGACTGAAATTCACTTATACTGAATTCAACAACTGATCTGTCAAAGCTctatcaattttcttttatttataagtgtTAAGTGTGTTGTACAAATGATGTGTCCATAAAAGAGTGATTATTTTGTGttgataaaactaattttaactgGAAATGAGATGtagttacttataacttattttgtaaagtatgtgacaaatataacttaaattggAGGCAAAATTCAACAAGCTATTATGATTATGCTTTTAATATGCAATGATTTGTAAAATGATTACGCTCATTAATACAAAATGAGTATATAAAtgcaatatacaatatgtatcatATGGTGTAGCGCAACATTTTTGATACAATTAGAAGTAACATTTTTAGGTAAgtttttgtacctacctaatataacttTTTGGTAGGTGGGTGGGTGGTATTAACTATTCTTGAACCACCAACTGAAAACGTCGAACCGCCTCTGGTTAGTACAGTATTGTAGCCAAAcccggattaaggatcaattgggccccgggacaccatacacttagtgggccccctttaaaatttaacttcaaaataattttatcattacgTATTAacgactatattattgtataattttttgctatacacaaaatatacagaGTGTGTCTTATGTTATTTTacgtggatttttttttaacaattatggaTCGATAATAtggaattttgttaaaacaaaaaaatacgtctttctttatttttatgacattttcaaaatttttaaacacgcagatGCAGGAACCaagaataaaatcgattttatttctTCAAATGGTTACCAGTTAtcactatattttttgatggactctggtaaagctttttttcagAACATTTTCACagtcaaattatcaattttggtccgctaggttattaactatggtcctctaaagtttagtataatatgcattaatacttttaactgaaatacctaatttacaagagctaaaaaaattgttcttataacttcctttttgtatacttaaatagtttaaatcggtaatctaaaatactcaaaaaataaaaaaacataaacaaaattattggcaaacatagttcattatttatagtaatttttcgtgatataaaattgagaacaaatatattttataattattattaataataatttacctacttaaatttttttttgaaaattgtattggacgggttaaaaaaaatatattttgaggaTAAAGATGGGCCCCAAAAATCAATGGGCCCCGGGACCGTGCCCCTGCCCCCCTTAATCTGGGCTTGATTGTAGCGGACAACGTCTCACTAGTCAGTAGTCACTTCTCTCACTGGACCATATGCGTAAATCTCAAAGGGGCTAAGCCTCCCACCCTCTTCCAATATCCCATTGCCTctctcaaaataaatatacagttttttgATTATGTAGGATCGAAGCCCCGCTCATATTCATGTTAAAATGTTAGCTTCTCCTCCCCCCCCCACCTCAAATTTGAATTGATTTCCTCCTATGCATTGGACATGTTTTTAATGTTACCGAATAATCTGTTTAGTGGGTATGGTATTGCGTAGATAATCAGAACTCTAATGGAGAGGCGCCTGAAACTTGACAAAAGCGCAACACAACTCGCGCGGTAGAAACTGGTGGTCACCCCGCGGTTACAATTCACGTTTCCTGAAATGCCCGCCAGGGTGAACCGCTTCGCAGTCatcaccgccgccaccgccaccaaGACACCGTGACCGGAACACGGAGAAACCGAGTACCGACGCGCTGTTGCTGCGTAACGCCGTCAATCGGCCACCGTCGTTCGGTCGTTCATCACGTTCGTTCCTACTCGTTGCGGTCATTCGTTTTCGCGCGCTGTCGTCGTTACCACCACTACCATAACCGCGGTGTGGGTACGTCTGCTGTCGAGAAACACAACGTTCTTCCCCCACCACAGTCCGTTACACGGAATTGTACCCGGCGGAGAAAACGTCaaccttttattattttatttcacgcaCACGAAAAATTACTACGGATCCCGGACGCGCGTCTGTCCTTTGCGTATTTGtccttattgttattattttattttttttctgctaAGTACGgttgttaaaattttattttgttaattgatttataaatgtttgctCTCACTTTGACGACAACTTTGTGCGGCACGTGAACATTTCACCTATACGACGGCAGTTGGTACGTATTTTAACGtcgtataaatgatataatattattattggtctcTGTCGTGTCCCGCGTTACCGTTCAGAGGTCACGCTCGCGTTGGAACAGTGATTTGACGACAACGCCGCCTCCGCTCCGTTACGGACGGGATTGTTGATGGGTGTGTGTCTAGTGACATGCGTTTTATATTTGACAGACATGACTAGATCCACACTCATCCATGTTCCCGGGCCTGTTCGACGGGTGTTTAAAGCGGTAAACATCGCAGAAGACCCACGGCCCACAAGCCAAGTCAGCCCTTTTTGGCGCGCAACAAGTGTGCAGCGTGACAAAGGGACGTGCGCGCGCACTCGTGAGACGCGGTGGCACATACTCTTACACAGGTCACCGTAGTCACCTCGACTGTTCGAGAGGGTAAGTGAAGACTAGTGGGACAACCCTTATCTACTCACCTATCGGTTTGGGTCGTCTTTTAACCAACTACTTTGGTGA
It contains:
- the LOC100164025 gene encoding probable Golgi SNAP receptor complex member 2, with amino-acid sequence MENLYHQTNRLILETQELFHRLESSKSELVEADVQSRILTISQNCEHLDILVHKEPVSRRNNAKLRVDQLKYDYQHLQSALRTHQQNHLRRLRVEQEREELLNRRFTRNSDMNDTTILIDSSIQHQNSLQGANRGVDDLLGSGASILQSLREQRDRLTSTRNRLTGIFGSLRLSNTTMKYIEKRLKEDRYILYGGMAITILIIIIVMIYFS